A portion of the Thunnus maccoyii chromosome 20, fThuMac1.1, whole genome shotgun sequence genome contains these proteins:
- the kcnj12a gene encoding ATP-sensitive inward rectifier potassium channel 12, which translates to MSVGRINRYSIVSSEEEGLRLTTMHGMNGFGNGKIHTRRKCRNRFVKKNGQCNVQFANMDDKSQRYMADIFTTCVDIRWRWMLVVFTLVFVVSWLAFGLAFWVIALLHGDLDNPAGDDNFTPCVLQVNGFVAAFLFSIETQSTIGYGYRCVTEECPVAVFMVVFQSIVGCIIDCFMIGAIMAKMARPKKRAQTLLFSHNAVIAMRDGKLCLMWRVGNLRKSHIVEAHVRAQLIKPRITDEGEYIPLDQIDINVGFDKGLDRIFLVSPITILHEIDEESPLFGISKQDLETADFEIVVILEGMVEATAMTTQARSSYLASEVLWGHRFEPVLFEEKNLYKVDYSHFHKTYEVPSTPRCSAKDMVENKFLVPSSNSFCYENELAFLNRDDEEEDVGGGSRALANLSPDRNSRHEFERLQAIRTLDQRSYRRESEI; encoded by the coding sequence ATGAGTGTGGGAAGGATCAATCGCTACAGCATTGTGTCATCTGAAGAAGAGGGCCTCCGCCTCACTACCATGCATGGCATGAACGGCTTTGGCAATGGCAAGATCCACACACGCCGCAAGTGCCGCAACCGCTTCGTCAAAAAGAATGGCCAGTGCAACGTGCAGTTTGCCAATATGGACGACAAGTCGCAGCGTTACATGGCTGACATATTCACCACATGTGTTGATATCCGTTGGCGATGGATGCTGGTAGTCTTCACTCTTGTGTTTGTTGTCTCCTGGCTGGCCTTTGGCTTAGCCTTCTGGGTCATCGCTTTGCTGCATGGGGATCTGGATAACCCAGCCGGAGATGACAACTTCACTCCGTGCGTCCTACAGGTTAATGGATTTGTGGCCGCCTTTCTATTCTCCATTGAAACACAGTCTACCATAGGTTATGGCTACCGTTGTGTGACTGAGGAGTGCCCTGTGGCTGTCTTCATGGTGGTCTTCCAGTCTATAGTGGGCTGCATCATTGACTGCTTCATGATTGGCGCCATCATGGCCAAGATGGCAAGGCCTAAGAAGCGAGCACAAACACTGTTGTTTAGCCACAATGCTGTCATTGCCATGCGGGATGGAAAGCTGTGCCTCATGTGGAGGGTAGGAAACCTTCGCAAGAGCCACATTGTAGAGGCCCATGTCAGGGCACAGCTCATCAAACCTCGGATCACTGATGAGGGGGAGTATATTCCCCTAGACCAGATAGACATTAATGTGGGTTTTGACAAAGGCCTGGACCGGATTTTCTTGGTTTCACCCATTACTATTCTCCATGAGATAGATGAGGAGAGCCCCCTTTTTGGGATCAGCAAACAGGACCTGGAGACAGCAGATTTTGAAATTGTCGTCATCTTGGAGGGGATGGTTGAAGCAACCGCCATGACTACACAGGCTCGCAGCTCCTACTTAGCCTCTGAGGTCCTTTGGGGTCACCGGTTCGAGCCAGTCTTGTTTGAGGAGAAGAACCTGTACAAGGTGGATTACTCTCACTTTCACAAAACCTACGAGGTGCCGTCCACCCCCCGCTGCAGTGCCAAGGACATGGTGGAGAACAAGTTTCTAGTCCCCAGCTCTAACTCCTTCTGCTATGAAAATGAGCTGGCTTTCCTAAACcgcgatgatgaggaggaggatgtagGTGGTGGGAGCAGGGCACTGGCAAACCTCAGTCCAGACCGGAACAGCCGACATGAGTTTGAACGCTTACAGGCCATCAGGACACTGGATCAAAGGTCATATCGTAGAGAGTCGGAAATATGA